Genomic segment of Capra hircus breed San Clemente chromosome 13, ASM170441v1, whole genome shotgun sequence:
aatggactggttggatctccttgcagtccaagagactctcaagagtcttctccaacaccacagttcaaaagcagaaattcttcggcgctcagccttcttcacagtccaactctcacatccatacatgactactggaaaaaccatagccttgactagacggatcttagtcggcaaagtaatgtctttgcttttgaatatgctatctaggttggtcataacttttcttccaaggagtaagtgtcttttaatttcatggctgcagtcaccatctgcagagcccccaaaaataaagtctgacactgtttccactgtttccccatctatttcccatgaagtgatgggaccggatgccatgatcttcgctttctgaatgttgagatttaagccaactttttcgctctcctctttcactttcatcaaaaggctttttagttcctcttcactttctgccataagcgtggtgtcatctgcatatctgaggttattgatatttctcccggcaatcttgattccagcttgtgtttcttccagtccagcgtttctcatgatgtactctgcatagaagttaaagaagcagggtgacagtatacagccttgacgcactccttttcctatttggaaccagtcgttgttccatgtccagttctaactgttgcttcctgacctgcatacagatttctcaagaggcaggtcaggtggtctgttgtAGTTacatttttttgtatgtgttgaAAACTTTTAAGGTCTACTCTCTTGGGAGCTTTCatatatgcaatacagtattgttaactgtagtcaccatgttgTATTTTCCATCTCCAGACCTTCTCTTTTAAGtagaagtttgtactttttgacctCCTTCATCGATTTCCCTTTCCCTGGATATTGGTCATCAAAATGactacagctgacccttgaacagcacaggcttgaactgtgcaggtccactTTATATGGATTTTCTTCACTAAATACATACCACAGTACCACACAATTTGAGGTTGGTTGAATTCACTTATGTGGAACCATCAATACAGAGGGCAGACTATAaagttatatgtggattttcaACAGTTGTGTGGAAGGTCAATGCCCTTAATCCCTGCCTTGTTCAAGGATCAGTTGGATTTGAACTAGATGTTCTTTTAAGATGTTTTTCAActctaagattttctatttctcaataataatattttttactCTTCTAATTGTTTTCACTCTAATAAAACATAACTGCATTAACAAGCGTTAAATGAAAGAGGCATAGACCACTATGATTATTTTCTGTGACCCTTTTCATTCTAAACCTTCTGGCTAAGTAATCCTCTTTTACTTTGAGCTCATCTACCTTTgggagaaagcgatggcaccccactccagtactcttgcctggaaaatcccatggacggaggagcctggtaggctgcagtccatgaggttgcgaagagtcggacacaactgagcgacttcactttcacttttcactttcatgcattggagaaggaagtggcaacccactccagtgttcttgcctggagaatcccaggcacgggggagcctggtgggctgccgtctatggggtcacacagggtcggacatgactgaagtgacttagcagcagcagcagcatctacttTTGACCCTCCCTTTCCTGTTGGGAGCTCCTTGCAGAACTGATAGGCCCTTGCTTCCACTGGAGCTTTAGAACAACTGTCAGCTAGAGAACCAAACCACACAATCTGCAAAAGAAATCTCCCTTGTAATCATCGCGTGTTGTAtagaaagagaataaatataGACCATGAGAGTGTATGTTTGttacatttttgttgttattctgtTTAACTGTCATCTCTTAGGAATCAACTCCTAAGACTTTAGATTTGAATTTTAACTTGTCTaatattaagttttattttttcatttaaggcTATTTCTGATGCTTGGAAGCTATCCTTTCAGCCATAAAGATGGTAATAAATCTTTGCCTCCCACAGTTCAGACCAAGAATTTACTGCAACAAGGTAAACAGAACaagtatatacacataaataaataaatgacatctGTTTTTCATGTTTTCCCCCATTTCCTGCCTTGTATATTAAGACAGTTCAGGCTTAATGTGCTTTCACCCTCATCGTTTCTGAGTCTACCAGATGATAGTCGGGTAAGCATGGGTCAGGCTGCGCCTCTAAAGTCAGATAGCACTGTTACAAGCTGAGTTGTGACTCATTTTGTGGAGGGTTCTCTTCTTTCCAGTTCTCATCAATTTATCATTGatgataaattttaatttcactcAAGGTCAGAGTGAAGGTGGAAATTCTCTCACTGCTGTTCTTGCTAACTTCTCATGCTAGAAATAATGGCTTATATTTGTTATATGGATTCCTTGTGTTTTATTATTTGAATTAAGCTGCTTCCCTTTTTGTGCAAAGGAGGGTATGTTTCCACAGTCCAGAGCAGGAAGTAAGGAAACTCCAAGGGGAGAATTGAACTTCTCGCGAGTTTGGAATTTCTGCATGCAGCACATTATTTCAGGTTCCCAGATAATTAAGCTGACTCCTTCAGACAGTGATACCTTAAATTTTCCATTGGTTATGACAAGTATTGGAAATAGTAAGAGGGAGAAAAAGCTACTCATACTCTCACCCTTAGCACATTCACTGTTTTAAATTTCCCAGTCTTTTGTGGTCCTTGTTCCTATGCaaacttttttcccccagtttcatCATTCAAAGATTTACAAGAAGGTCCTTTGTTGTGCCTTCCTGGGGAAACTGTTACAATTGATAGAGTCCAAATACAAAATTGGAAACTTCAGTGTACATCTTCATTTCCCCCTAAATCTGTACATTTTCAtcctctgaaatttaaaaataagatttaaaaaagcTTGTATATCTGCTGCTCTTTCATAGAGACGTTATTTTGAAGGGATTTTGGTTGGTTAGGCAGTTTTGTTGCTCGTTTTTTAAGGATGGGCAGTATTTAGGGGCACAGTTGCCCTCAGCCTTTCGTCTGATCTTGGACgcatgccaaaaaaagaaaaggaaaacccagGAAAATTTGATATAATAGAGGAAATTTCATGAGGACCTTCAGATTTTCTTTAGAGTTTTACTAGAAGTGACAAGTTCTTGAAAACTCACCTTGATTTAGAGCTCATCAAATCAATGTGACTCATTTTTGTCCTTAAATCTAGATATCAGCTGATGGCTATGAAGTAGAAAATCTCATCTCTGAAGACCTGGCAAAGAGAAGTCATGGTTTTAGGACAGAGTATTTCATTAAGCCACCGGTCTGTGTGACAGTTTCCTTTCCCTTCAGTGTGGAAATCTGTAGGATTAACATGGATCTTTCAGCTGGGGGAAGCCAGAATGTCACTGGCCTGGAAATGTACACATCGGCCTTATCCAGCAGAGCATCTTGGAATACCCCTGAGTGCCGGACCCCAGACCCGGATGAGCTATCCATTCCGAACAAGGAAGCGTTCACTTTGGTGGGCAAAGTCTTGTTGAAAAACCAGAGCCAAGTGGTATTTAGCCACAGGGGCTTCAAGGCCAGGCCACCTTTTGGCCCAGTGGAAGCCACACTCCCCTCCCCTGCTGTTGTGGCCCAAGAGCTCTGGAATAAAGGGGCTCTTTCTCTTAGTCATGTGGCCCATCTCAAGATCTGTATCACCCATGTGACAGGTGGTGGTGTCCCTTGTATCAAGCGGTTGGAGGTATGGGGTCAGCCAGCCAAAACCTGCTCTCAGGAAGTGATAGACAGTGTCCTGCTGGTTGCCTCAGAGAGCCTCCCTCAGGACATGTCTTTACAGGCCCCAGCGTTGCCCATGGAGAGTGACTGTGATTCCGGGGGCCAGTCTGAGGGCCAGCAGGCCCCCTCTAGCCTACAGGAGCTGGCTGAGGTAATTCGAGATATACCTGAAGAGTTCTTAGATCCCATCACCCTGGAGATCATGCCTTTCCCTATGCTGCTGCCCTCAGGCAAGGTCATTGACCAGAGCACGCTAGAGAAGTGTAACCGCAGTGAAGCCACATGGGGCCGAGTGCCCAGTGACCCTTTCACAGGAGTAGCCTTCACTCCACACTCCCAGCCCCTGCCTCACCCCTCCTTGAAGGCGCGGATCGACCATTTCCTGCTTCAGCACTCCATCCCCGGCTGCCACCTGCTCGGGAGAGCACAGACTGCATTGGCACTGACCCCTTCTTCCATTGCTCTGCCCTCTCGGAAAAGGAAGATGGAGCAGGCCGAGCATGGCCCAGACAGTAGCCTTGGCTTAAATGCTTCCTGTTTTTCTACCACAAGCCTTCTGGCCTCACCCTCTACCTCAGAGCACACTGCTAAGAAAATGAAAGCTGCCAATGAGCTCATGGATTGCTCAACAGGTAATGCCCTGTCCTGTGTCCAAGCCTGTTGTTGTCTCTACTCCTCCTGGGTGACCCTTGGCACTGGCACTTTGTTTTGTGCTTTGCCAGCTTAAATTAAACCAAAATTTACTAGCTTAAAGAATCACACATTTATAGCTTCTCCCTCAGGGATCCAGGCATCGCTGAGCTGGATTGTCTGCTTTAGGGTCTCCCAAGGCTGCTATCAAAGTGTGGGCAGGGCTGCAGCCATCTCAAGGGAAGGATTAAGTTCCTTGCTAAACTGTTGTGCTGCGGGCTTCACTTCCTTTTTGTCTGGTGGCTGGATTCTGCCCTCAATTCCGTGCCACGTGGGCTTCTCAAGGGCAGCAAACAACGTGGTAGCTATATAAACCAGCCTGTGCAAATAAGTGGAAGTCAGTCTTGTAGAAGCTAATCACAGAGTGACATCACTTTTATTGTATTCTGTAGCAAGCAAGTCACTGAATCCAGTTCacactcaaaggacatgagtatAAGGAGGTGGAGTCATTGGGGGCTTCAGACACTTTCCCGCACCAATGATTcctattttattcattatttttatccaAGATTGAATTTTGTCTGATGCCTTTTCAATATCAGTCGAGATGATACTATGATTTTTCGTCATTAGACCTTTTaatgcagcaaagtgattgaTATTGTGCCATATTCTTACTCACATCCTTGTacatgctcagtcaagtctgactctttgcaaccccatggactgtagcccaccaggccctcctgtccatgaaattttccaggcaagaatactggagtaggttgtgatttcctactccaaaggatcttcctgacccaggggtcaaacccacatctcctaagtctcctgcattggcctgcGAATTCTTTTCCACTCTATCacctagctggaatcaagattgccaggagaagtcttcaacttcagataggcagatgatatcactctaatggcagaaagtgaagaactaaagagcctgttgatgagggttaaaagaagagaatgaaaagctggcttaaaactcaacattcaaaaatctaatttcatggcatctggttccatcatttcatggcatatttgtttatctgttgagggggaaaaagtggaaacagtggcagattttatcttcttgggctccagaatcactgtggatggtgactgcagtcacaaaattaaaaggtgcttgctccttggaagaaaagccatgacagaccttgacagcatattaaa
This window contains:
- the UBOX5 gene encoding RING finger protein 37, translating into MVINLCLPQFRPRIYCNKISADGYEVENLISEDLAKRSHGFRTEYFIKPPVCVTVSFPFSVEICRINMDLSAGGSQNVTGLEMYTSALSSRASWNTPECRTPDPDELSIPNKEAFTLVGKVLLKNQSQVVFSHRGFKARPPFGPVEATLPSPAVVAQELWNKGALSLSHVAHLKICITHVTGGGVPCIKRLEVWGQPAKTCSQEVIDSVLLVASESLPQDMSLQAPALPMESDCDSGGQSEGQQAPSSLQELAEVIRDIPEEFLDPITLEIMPFPMLLPSGKVIDQSTLEKCNRSEATWGRVPSDPFTGVAFTPHSQPLPHPSLKARIDHFLLQHSIPGCHLLGRAQTALALTPSSIALPSRKRKMEQAEHGPDSSLGLNASCFSTTSLLASPSTSEHTAKKMKAANELMDCSTGPVSHEQKLSQSLEIALTSTLGSMPSFTSRLTRGQLQHLSTRGGSTFWRPGTSSEQSGSSLGPECTSCKRVFSPYFKREPAYQLPCGHLLCRPCLSEKQRSPAMTCTACQQPFASQDILRVHF